The DNA segment gcgatcagatttaaattcacggtagcattcaaactagtaaaactgacgaaactagacaacacaaacaccagcggttgtatttagcctagtaaattattatccctacgaaataataaattcaacagcaaaaaatattacacgcagttgcttcgcaaattagaggtttcaaacaattacggatttgaattctaatttagcttttgtttgtataatgaaatcctaagatggccaatctaaaaatctcatacacaagcatatcaatcaattcagaataattcttgatacttgataaaaatcaaacattgtaaatcaaaatctcatgaataagtaaaatcaagggttttgtctttctcaaccaagtactaaagtttagccaacaatactcatgaattctctacaaaaattcatgagagaaaataaaaataagaaaaaaaaagatgaaaacctAGCCGTCCACAGAGAGTTCCTTGCGTTCTAAGCGTGTAGAATAATCTCATAATCTCCCCAAAACGGAACTATAAGtctaataaaagtctagagcAAAAATTAAAAGTactttccaaaattacaaatccTTCCCGCAACGGAcctgcgcgctcgatccgggaaaATGCTAGGATCGAGCGTGCCAAACTGGGCAACCTTCTGCCTCGAAAATTCCTTGAGCTCGTTCAATCCGGGACTTccacccgatcgagcgcgcgaCCTTGAGAATCCTACTGTCTTGAAAATCTTtgaccgcgctcgatcctacaactTTCTCGGATCGAGCGCATCACTTGTTGATGAAAATTTTGACTTCTCCTATTTCCTTCGACGCATGGACGCGCTTCGATTTCTTTAATCAAAACAAGTTaattcctacacaataaaccAATAAAACATTAGGAAGCTAAATGCAcgacataaaataaaactagactaaaacataaataatgacacaaaatgcatgcaaaacactaatcaaaacgacactaaaaatgcaaacaaaacactactatcaaatacccccacacttaaaccttgctcgccctcaagcaagttatgcaaaaacaaaatgaaacagaacaaaaaCATATGCAAGGATGAATCACGCaaatcatagcctcagagaaaaccactttcatctaaaaaaaataatttcatagcgactctcaatcatcaatgatacaccttcagtcgaatgagaacgtgtgtgtgtgtcatgttaccccagttacatgcaacttcaaaagaacaaagtttcaagactattcgccgacctataacaattcggTGCAAGCtacaccatcaagaactctcctcccaacaatccttcaacacaacacaactttcttgagaatgattacgcacctccggattttacacccgatattgctttagccccaataattacccgcaaacttagctacaactaagataggattagaatttcaatcccctcgtctatagcccggatggagcatcaaccccattttatctgcatacttagccttgaatttgattttttttttttttaggattaggatttcaatccttttcaagcccggatggagttgtaaaatttatttatttttttctaagtgcgcccaagatcatttatgtcatatcaaagaaatcatcaagattcaaacactatcaagtttcacaaacacctattgtcgtgcaatagtccaacagacatccacgatatctaatacatcgctacaattcactggttaaacatgcgtgcttaagaatattcaacaaacaacctacggtttctcatatccaatcaagagttaaattttttcaaaaatccatttttcaactatctcatcataggctaacaatttcatcctcaactcatgcaCACAAAATACTCATGAAACAatttacgaactatatgcaagtacgcaacaaacacaatgcaaaacaaacaataaaacactgaatgcacccccccacacttaaacaaagcattgccctcaatgctcgagAACTAAACTAAACAACTAACAACACAAAAgaaaatgaatgcaatgcaaagaaATGAAAAGATAAAAAGAAAACTCCCCAGGTTTATGGATTGGCATCCGCCCCATCCTCATCATGCTCTGGCGGTGGCACTGGGTCGACCCATGGAAACGCAAAAGGTGGCAGGAAAGGAACAGCTGGTGGGAGCGTGGTGGGATCAATCCCTAGTCTCTCGGAGATGCCACGAGTAATGTAATCTATCACCTGAAAATTTGCAGCTGTGGCCGCATTGAACATGTTCTGGTGCTGAGTGAAAGCGGCTATCTCTTGAACAGTAACTGCAGTAGTGCGGCGTGGAGGTGGAATAGGACGCACCGGATCATGTACCGCCACAAATTGGTCATCCACCACAAAGATGCTCCGCCTGTAAGCTCATTTGGCATCAACTGCTGCTTGATCAATGGGTCGCATTGGCTGCAACCATTCCTCATCTACTCTAGCTTGCACACCCGCGCGCAGGCATTACTGTGTAATGATCATGGGAATGAAAAGACTGGATGTCTTAGAAGTGATGGACTGCCGTATCTGATCATGAATAACTCGACCCACATTGACCGGGAGTCCGACATCAAGAGCGTATAGAAGCACAGCACGCTCAACATGAACATCACTCTTGTGTGAGATTGGCATTAGGCGGCGGCAGAGGAATGCGTACCAGGTGGCCGGATTCACAAAAAGATATTTCTCTTTGAAGAATTTGTAAGTAATCGGATCCGACCAAGCAGCCCCGGTGAAGCACAACTGAGCAAGGATCTCGTAGGCATCTGGGTAAAGGGTAGCACTTTGGAAAATGCTGTCATCGACATCTGGTGTCTCTAGCATGGCGTTCAACTCAGAAGCTGCGTAGGAAATCAAAGTGCCCCGGACAAAGGCCTTGCCATCCGTCCGCTCCACAGCATTAGCATAGAATTCCCTAACAAGAGGGACAATGGCTGGAGCGGGTTGCTTACAGAACGTTCCCCACCCACATGCCAAGACTTGAGCCGCTACTTCGTTTACAGTCACATCGAGAtcaaaacccctctcagtaataggggagcgatgGTTCTTAGCGTGGTCGCAGCGATCCCGGGCCGCTTGATTGACAAAACGGCCGGCAAGGTTGAAGGATGCGGTTGTAGCTCGTGTGCCTTGGCGAGAAGATTTGCCTCTCTCAGTAGTACGCTTTGGACCCATGATCGCTCAAAAATTGGCAAGGATGATTAATATTGGCAATTCGTCGAACACCTTGTGTGCACGAACAATTCCGGCTTTTCTAGCAAAATATGGCCTTGGAGGAGTAGAGAGGAGGGAAAAAATGAAGATTCCAATCCCTTGAATTATCCTGCAATAGATAGATAACCAATTGTgaaaaatttggaaatttcaaaaatttggagaaaattGGTTCTAAGGGCCGATGGGAATTTGTAGGGGGAGTGGgggaaaaataaaagaaacgcACAGctataaagtaaaaaaaaatgggCGCGCTCTATCCGGGAAAAatacccgatcgagcgcgccGCAAGAAAAAGCGAGGCAGTAAGTTTTTTCAATCTGTGCGCTCGATCCCAAAATTTCCAGGATCGAGCACGTCtcctgcaaaaaaaaaaaatttttacgaaaattaaataaaaaaaaaatttaacgaaacaaaaattaaaaaaaataaagtaaaagcaaaaactaaaaaaaaaatttattagaaatactgggttgcctcccagtcagcaccTTTGTTTACGGTCATTGGCTCGACTGAATGTTGCAGTGCCTCAAGGTGGTTTAAATTTTGTTCCTTTGTCCACCTTCACTCATTTAAAACATTTTCCAGAAAATTTGGTCCCAAGCATTTGCTGCGTCAATTTCTTGGAGGTGCTAGCTCCTTGACCTCATTTCTCTTTTCTCATGGGCATCCTTTTCGCGTTATCAGGAGGATATTTTGTCGCAGTTTTTGGTGCCTGCATATCAGAGACAAAAATTTTAGCAATGGAAATTTCAGCCGGCGTTGCAAGTatattaacaacactttcacaaaCAGGATTTTTCAGggcatcaaaaatattaaatttggcaATTTTCCCATCGAATTTCATAGTGAGAGTACCGTTATCAACATCTATTATAGACTTagaagttttcaagaatggtcttcCTAATAAAATAGGATTATTCAATTCATTGTTTTTCATGTCAAGAATATAAAAATCAGCCGAGAAGACCAATTCGCCAACTTGCACTAGGACATCTTCTAATAAACCCCTCGGGAAAATAGTAGATCGATCAGCCATTTGGATAACAATATCAGTTTCATTCAAAGACCCAAgatttaaggaagcataaacaTAGTATGGCATGACATTAATCGACGCTCCTAAATCTAGCATGGCTGTATCAAGCTGAACATCTCCTATTTTACATGGAATCGAGAACATGCCtgggtccttgcattttgtaggtACCTTTCTTTGAATAACGGCAGAGAtctgttctcccaattcaaaTTTCTTACAACACTTCAATTTTTGTTCTCTTTTCGCAGTacataattctttcaaaaatttagcatagcgaggtacttgcttaatagcatctaacagtGGAATGTTTACCTCGCATCTACAAAAAGTTTCATAGAGCTCCTTAATCCCCTCATTTTTCCTAGAGTCCTTTaaagctaagggaaaaggggctacaaGTTTATACTCAGAAAAAGGAGGGAACTTACCTCTCGGTGCTTCTTTAGGAATGGGctcattctcctccaccttAGCTTCTTTGTCCCCTTCAATCTCTGCTGGTTCTTTGACCAATCCATCTTGAATCTGTAGCTCCTTTCCACTCCTGAAAGTAATAGCACTCACGTTCTCCTTCGGATTCACCACTGTTTGTGAAGGTAAACGGCTGGAATTTTGTGCTTCCAACTTTCTAATTGCTGCAGCGAGCTGGCCCATTTGGgtatttaagttttggatgCTCGTCCGAGTGTCCTGTTGAAAAGCCAAAGTATTAGTGGCAAGATTCTGAACTATGTTTTCAAGAGACTCACCTGGCGTAGGAATCTGAGGGCACTGTGGTGGAGCGTATGGCGGCCTATAAGATTGATTGTGCTGTGGTGCTTGAGGTCCAGGTGGATTCGCTTGTGGATTTCCGTATCTGAGGTTCGGATAATCCCTCCAACCTGGATTGTACATGTTGGAGTAAGGATCATACTTCTGTTGAGGTGGTCCTGGAAATCCTCCAGCTGCATTGACTTGTTCTGCATATCCCTCTTGAagagtgggacacatgtcagttgcatgtcccACTTGAGTACAAGTTCCACATACCTTAGAaatttgtccattccctacagccatatgacgcacaagagacgtcagttcgctcaattgttgttcaagggaagaaacatttacctcgttaCTTTTCCTGGGTGCAGGATCACTtgtgttggtgccaaattgctgagaattggcagccatattctctattAAATTTCTTGCTTGCACCagagttttgtccacaaaaactcctccactagccGCATCCAGCATACTCCTGTTATGAGACAACAATCCTTCATAACAGTATTGAATTAGTAAATTTCcacttatctggtgctgcggaTAGCTGGCGCAAAGTTTCTTGAAGCGCTCCCAATACTCGTGCAGTGACTCTCCCATATGCTGTTTGCACCCATAAATTTCTTTCCGGATGTTTGCTGCTCTAGAAGCTGGAAAGTACTTCTTTAAAAATATCCTCTTCATCTCAGTCCGGGTGGTGATGGATCCAGAAGGTAGGTAGtacagccaatccttagcagaactttttaaagagaaaggaaaggctctgagctgaatctgctcctctgtaaCTCCATGCGGTTTCATGCTTGAACACACCACGTGGAATTCCATCAGATGCTTGtgcggatcctcacctgcaagaccatgaaaagcaggcaGTAAGTGTATCAGTCCagatttcaattcaaaattagcattattttctaaagttggaaaagtaatgcataagggcgTTTGAtttggatcaggagtgcccaattgtctcaaactcagattggcgttagcagccatctcttcttctgggaATGCAGCTCGAGCAGCTTCCTCTTATTGTTTTCTACGAAGTTCTCTCCTCCGCGTATGCAAGGTCCTTTCTATTTCCGAATCGTAGAGAAAATCTTCTTCAGCAGAGTctcctgaaagcatgaacaaaccagagtagcactacgaggaataaaaaaaataaaaaaattaaaattaaaaataaaataagaagaacacaataaattaacaccgttccccggcaacggcgccaaaatttggtagcgcttatcgcgtacgcccaaattacccaactcaatcagataaacaattttAATGTAGtagcgtgagtagggatcgttcccacgaggaaagtgaaatttatttgtgttctttgaAAAATACTAAAATAGTAAAAAGGGGGTTTTGGTTTGAGATTAaccactaaaaattcaaaactaatttataataaatttctaTAACTATCATGCAAAATTGACAATTTAACTgaggaaatcaataagaaataaaacttggtatcggtcaactacacccttaatattcattcattcaatcatcgattcactaaaataataattaatcttatcaaatattcatcatcggaaatttaattcctgtttcaccttattttagttaactagacaacaacagtctaagttaacccttaccccataaactaacccaataccagcaaTCAGATTTAAattcacggtagcattcaaactagtaaaactgatgaaactagacaacacaaacaccagcggttgtatttagcctagcaattattatccctacgaaataataaattcaacagcagaaaatattacacgcagttgcttcgcaaattagaagtttcaaacaattacggatttgaattctaatttagcttttgtttgtataatgaaatcctaagatggacaatctaaaaatctcatacacaagcatatcaatcaattcagaataattcttgatacttgataaaaatcaaacattgtaaatcaaaatctcatgaataagtaaaatcaagggttttgtcttcctcaaccaagtactaaagtttagccaacaatactcatgaattctctacaaaaattcatgagagaaaataaaaataagaaaagaaagatAAAAACCTAGCCGTCCACAGAGATTTCTTTGCGTTCTAAGCGTGTAGAATAATCTCATAATCTCCCCAAAACGGAACTATAAGtctaataaaagtctagagcaaaaattaaaagaagtttccaaaattacaaatccTTCCCGCAACAGAcctgcgcgctcgatccgggaaaattctaggatcgagcgcgccaaACTGGGCAACCTTCTGCCTCGAAAATTCCTTGAGCTCGCTAGATCCGGGACTTccacccgatcgagcgcgcgaCCTTGAGAATCCTACTGTCTTGAAAATCTTTGACCACGCTCGATCCTACAACtttcccggatcgagcgcaTCACTTGTTGATGAAAATTTTGACTTCTCCTATTTCCTTCGACGCATGGACGCACTTCGATTTCTTTAATCAAAACAAGGTaattcctacacaataaaccAATAATTAGGAAGCTAAATGCAcgacataaaataaaactagactaaaacataaataatgacacaaaatgcatgcaaaacactaaTCAAAACGAcactaaaaatgaaaacaaaacacCACTATCACAAGAAAATAGCAGGGCACGTTTTCTTTAGAAAAAGAATTTTCTCAAATTGCAAGACACCAAAAACCACTACATATAATCTACAAGGTGAGAATGAAGCTGCATTCTTGCCTAGAATAGAGAAGTAACGAAATGGGAAAGAGCTCGAAATGAGCTGAAACTCGGCCAAGTGAGTTGCGGCAAGGCCAAAGGAGGAGCTGGATATAGCTAAAAATCGAGCTCAATAGGGATGAACCAGCTCGTCCAGCTGCTATGTAGTGAACTCTGAAAAAGAAATGAATAAATGGAAGCTTAAGAGGGGGGTGAGGCCGCGGATTGAAGGGATAAAGAAGAAGAGGATTTCTCCCCTGCTACCGAGCTGTGTGTGTGCGTGATTgagtatgtgtgtgtgtgtgtgtgtgtgtgtgtgttttaggattaaatatttgatttcaagTGTATAGGTAGGCAAACCATAGAAAAATGGGAGTGTAGGAATTTCATGAAAAAGTGcaacacacttttaaaaagtgctaAACCAAACTAACAACTAGTACTACAAATTAAATCGTACTTAATAAAAATGCTAGCTTAaaaatcctaatttaaaatattaaattgattttactagtccgaaaaataaaaatgctaatttttgcaaaagaaaaaaaataaattctaatgtGTGGGaagtaatataatatttagccaaTTAACACAGAAATTAAAGTAATTAAAAATCGCAAATATTAAAGACTGACTTAGGCATGAAACTTAAATTAAGAAATTCTAGGTgtcacaattcctccctccctaatatggaatttcgtcctcgaaattcaaaactagatgtttaatttatttaagtgtgtagtttagtttttatttttgttttaaaaaaaacttcttttatagtttaaagtgtactatttgactgtttatttttattgcatgcgtttccaagttaaacggagttggtgtatcAATATTCCTTCTAGTTTTGGGCAGTACGcggatgttgtttgagttattaggtagtaCTAATAATTTTGATGAGTTTGTAGGAGTTTGCTGGAAAATATAAAACTTGCGTATTAGGAGATATTAATTGATCTGTCCTTGttgtaatttattctcttatgaatgaaatttagtcggataaaactaagtgaatagtttgTTTAGATATTGATAGAGGTATGTTTGTCAGTTAAGTTAGTGAATCAAAATCGTGTGAAGACTTGGGTTACgaacttggttttatattattatggatagtttgagtttttctttgtttattcAGGCAAGTATGATTTTGGGgaaatagtgagtcggttactatgagcctttcaattttgtgaacTATTACCCTGATCATTATTTCATGTTTCCTCTCTTGTGCTCATAtccattgcaacatatactttcGAATATCCGAAATATCTTTGCGCATCCTTAGTAtatttatggattcgtatgacatCAATCAATGTTGTATTCTGCTATTTTGACCTCGGTTAAACTTCTTAATAAAATCTTATTTATGTTTTGCACTTCTTGGAATTTTCTTCagttctagagccacatgttgatatgagtaagattcactttttctttttggtaatctactcatgttgtgtggctgacatatgattttattttgagaccgttgtttttcagattattgacctgtgtggacttctctcgactgaagtcacactCATTGCCTTAATTGTACTTTGATTGTTTGAACATGATTTCATTACCTATGGTTGAATGATCACGATATTTGTATCTTGGtggctcatattcattattcatggagcctccattattattcattcacccctagaattgaattaggagtgagttgttttcacttacctagatttttttttcagctcgtttgtttgtaatgcttgcatcaTTTCATTTCGTATTAAGAAGCATTACGTGTATGtttgtttcctttcatgatccatcacgATGAGAATTTGGATGGATTATAGTCTCAATTGTCATATCAATTTCTTGAATAGAGAATTGACTCGTAACCGCATAGTAAGTGTTTAgaccgttgggatttagtattagtactagataaaatcttaagttattgttgtgatccgaGGAATGACGACTACTAATAATATATAGTTCTAGCGAGAAGACTACTAGTTagtaaattatttgaattagttgtttcaattttaaataggatcgttaagagtaaacagatgATTTTTAGTAAGGTGAATGACTGGTCAGTCGTGAGATAGGAAAATAGAGATGTCCCTAGAATACTTTTGAGTACTTTACATTTGCATTCTAAGACTTTGTGATTATCGACCGGTAagactaatgcaccaactatgAGAATAGAATGATGAAAATAACATTCAGGTAGTTTTTTTggataagctgtagatttatttattgggaaaAATACTAAGGTACTGGAGGATTAATTAGAAAGCCTTTTCAATCAGGTTAAAAACTCTTCGAGGTGTCCAATTGTATACTAAactcttgaaatatgaattcatgttgtacatataataatttgagaatttgtttttggattttcagacttgctgtcaagttgaagtagggatttgagttatgtcttcaggcgatatgtaggaattgtttggtacttagagaccaTCTAATCCGATAAGTGGATAAAAGCTCGTAGTATATTTTGACTTGAACTGTAAttatggatttcttagtcgttgcgtCTGGGATTGGGCATAGTCCAGGATCACTAAGCATAGCACTGCTAATAAGTGTCGTAGATCTTTAGAGTCTGAGAGTGGTTATCaagttgttcttgaaggtatcattGTTCCGTAATATTAACGATTTGGGAATATAAGGAAATTAACTTGTTTTATCGGCCCTTATGTGACTGtcgaggtagaattgtatagtcccttagctatcctatttaggaaattttagtgatagttgctaagtattttgttaatttgtgaatttcttaagagctcgagttatatattatatgagttaagtttaattggtaaatagacATTAAGCCTAGCTTCGATGTTAGAAAGTTTTTTTAGTTATAGTCGAGGTcgacataaaatatttattggttTTATGGGCTCCATTGCTTGGAATTCCGGCGTAGGATGTAAGGTTAGCAAATTGTAGGATTGTGCAATAACATAAAGATCTAAGAACTTGTAGGTTGTAGAACTTAACAATGTTGTAGGATGACATTTTTAAGTTGATAAATTTAGATCAAAGAAAAATTGAGTGATAAAATTGAGGATAAGACCAGTTGGGAAGATGTAAGaattgtatattttatattgcAATAAAAGTTAGTCAGATATTTGATGACATAGATATCAATAAGCAccagagtgcgcagcgaaagctgTTTTGGGCTAACTCATGTGGGTGCAAGGTTGGaatttagtgttgatctggtctaaggtatTCGAAACTAGTTAGTAAGTCTCGAATTTTGAGaacgaaatttcatttaaggaGGAAATGAATTTTAGcacctaaaatctaatctactaaatcgcatgcattaaatttaataaatattaggattattatttttagttttaattgatttaaattctttatttgaagtatgtgctaataaaatatttttattatttattcaatgattttattgtactaactatttaattaatatttttaattgtttatgtttatttttcaaaataatttttattatgcaatttaattgctttaatattttaaaggtttaagcttgcatattttaaatgattttaattgtttagtttattcttttaaatgattttaattgtttattttattcttttaaatgattttaactgtgtaacttatttgtttaaatattttcgagtgtccgtcttatttattttaaatagccttagtttagcggttagttattttaaattattttaaatgtctagcttatttatttaaatcctttttaatttttcaaatcattttaaagatttttattttcgcttgtgtatttatttaaattgcttttaaacgttagtctaatttgtttaaattattttaaatcgctctgcttgatagttaaatattttactcgtttaaattattttaaatcgatgtgcttctttaattcttttttcAACAATTATGGCTCAGCTTGAATAGCGAAAACTCTGATAGGCTgtatatctgtctcaaatactaatccagaaatacaacaatcttctacCAATCTTGATACACCTATCTtagataaggataaagaacatacatTTCTACTCAAGGCATATGCTACATTGGATTTCCCTGGAGAGTATTTAATCTCGCTGTCAAAAACTTTtaacaaatctaaccatcttcatTGCCTCACATTCAATTCAAACTGCGAAAAAAGATATTTCAAGCTTTtatgatcaaaataaatttcaaacttctcactgTATAGATAATGTCGTCAtattttcaaagcaaatacgatggctgccaattcaagatcatgaattggatatctggtctcgtgtggctttagCTGTCTTAaggcataagcaataacatgacctctctgcataagcacacatcccaaacctctgtgagaagcatcacaataaacaacaaaatcaccagtacctgaaggaattgtcaaCACAGCttcgctggtcaatctcttcttcagctccaAGAAACTAGCTTCACGAGCTTTTGTCCATACATACAGCATATTTTTTTGAGTCAATTGAGTAATAGGCTTGGTAATATTGgaaaaatatttgataaatCTACAATAGTATCCtactaaacccataaaacttcatATTTCTTGAACTAATGTCGGCCTAGGCCAATTGATCACAGCctcaactttacttggatcaacagaaatcccatcacctgaaataatatgcccaagaaaaatGACTCGATCTtgccaaaattcacattttgataacttggcatataatttctctgTTCTCAACGTCTGTAAAATAATTCTGAGATGCTCAGCATGATCATTcagattcttggaatagataagaatatcatcaataaagataatgacaaagtcatccaaatatttc comes from the Henckelia pumila isolate YLH828 chromosome 1, ASM3356847v2, whole genome shotgun sequence genome and includes:
- the LOC140874547 gene encoding uncharacterized protein, translated to MKRIFLKKYFPASRAANIRKEIYGCKQHMGESLHEYWERFKKLCASYPQHQISGNLLIQYCYEGLLSHNRSMLDAASGGVFVDKTLVQARNLIENMAANSQQFGTNTSDPAPRKRNGQISKVCGTCTQVGHATDMCPTLQEGYAEQVNAAGGFPGPPQQKYDPYSNMYNPGWRDYPNLRYGNPQANPPGPQAPQHNQSYRPPYAPPQCPQIPTPGESLENIVQNLATNTLAFQQDTRTSIQNLNTQMGQLAAAIRKLEAQNSSRLPSQTVVNPKENVSAITFRSGKELQIQDGLVKEPAEIEGDKEAKVEENEPIPKEAPRALKDSRKNEGIKELYETFCRCEVNIPLLDAIKQISAVIQRKVPTKCKDPGMFSIPCKIGDVQLDTAMLDLGASINVMPYYVYASLNLGSLNETDIVIQMADRSTIFPRGLLEDVLVQVGELVFSADFYILDMKNNELNNPILLGRPFLKTSKSIIDVDNGTLTMKFDGKIAKFNIFDALKNPVCESVVNILATPAEISIAKIFVSDMQAPKTATKYPPDNAKRMPMRKEK